A window from Drosophila subobscura isolate 14011-0131.10 chromosome O, UCBerk_Dsub_1.0, whole genome shotgun sequence encodes these proteins:
- the LOC117896822 gene encoding glycine-rich RNA-binding protein isoform X1 → MRAHHLNLLVLSVGMVLLLAVAQSQSQETPAEADVKQLTLADVNQGAEQQEMPAVRLARQFGGGGFGRRGFGGGYGGYGGRGFGGGGRRRFGGGGFGGGGFGGGGYGRRRGFGGGFYPPPPFFGGPFFG, encoded by the coding sequence ATGCGCGCACACCACTTGAATCTATTAGTGCTGAGTGTCGGAatggtgctgctcctggccGTGGCACAGTCCCAGTCACAGGAGACGCCAGCCGAGGCGGATGTGAAGCAACTGACTTTGGCGGATGTAAATCAGGgcgcagagcagcaggagatgccGGCAGTGCGCCTGGCCAGGCAatttggcggcggcggctttgGCAGACGAGGCTTTGGCGGCGGCTACGGAGGCTACGGCGGCCGAGGCtttggaggcggcggcaggagACGAttcggcggcggtggctttggcggcggtggcttcgGAGGCGGTGGATACGGCAGAAGACGTGGGTTCGGTGGAGGTTTCTATCCGCCCCCGCCCTTCTTTGGCGGCCCCTTTTTCGGCTGA
- the LOC117896822 gene encoding ATP-dependent RNA helicase ded1 isoform X2, with the protein MRAHHLNLLVLSVGMVLLLAVAQSQSQETPAEADVKQLTLADVNQGAEQQEMPAVRLARQFGGGYGGRGFGGGGRRRFGGGGFGGGGFGGGGYGRRRGFGGGFYPPPPFFGGPFFG; encoded by the exons ATGCGCGCACACCACTTGAATCTATTAGTGCTGAGTGTCGGAatggtgctgctcctggccGTGGCACAGTCCCAGTCACAGGAGACGCCAGCCGAGGCGGATGTGAAGCAACTGACTTTGGCGGATGTAAATCAGGgcgcagagcagcaggagatgccGGCAGTGCGCCTGGCCAGGCAatttggcggcg GCTACGGCGGCCGAGGCtttggaggcggcggcaggagACGAttcggcggcggtggctttggcggcggtggcttcgGAGGCGGTGGATACGGCAGAAGACGTGGGTTCGGTGGAGGTTTCTATCCGCCCCCGCCCTTCTTTGGCGGCCCCTTTTTCGGCTGA
- the LOC117899011 gene encoding glycine-rich RNA-binding protein 2-like yields the protein MRSFPCLVVAAALLAICVREALAVEQPQPLLDEGSDADVDVVRVRRQVGIVAIGLGGSGGRRGGGGGGRFDGPFRNNYRGGPYGGPYGGPYGGPFNGGPFYGGGPFGNNYPGRRYAGRFGGDFYGR from the coding sequence ATGCGTTCGTTCCCATGTTTGGTAGTTGCTGCAGCTCTGCTGGCCATTTGTGTGAGGGAAGCGCTGGCGgtagagcagccacagcccctgCTGGATGAAGGAAGCGATGCAGATGTAGATGTCGTGCGTGTGCGTCGTCAAGTTGGAATAGTTGCCATCGGCTTGGGTGGTTCTGGCGGAAggcgtggaggaggaggaggaggtcgCTTCGACGGTCCGTTCAGGAACAACTATCGCGGCGGTCCCTATGGCGGACCCTATGGCGGACCCTATGGCGGACCCTTCAATGGTGGACCCTTCTATGGCGGCGGTCCCTTTGGCAATAACTATCCAGGTCGCAGATATGCTGGACGCTTTGGAGGCGACTTCTACGGTCGCTGA